Proteins from a genomic interval of Salinarchaeum sp. Harcht-Bsk1:
- a CDS encoding group I intron-associated PD-(D/E)XK endonuclease, translated as MSRNAGHVDGELAEFAVAADLVAKGCRVSYTHGQYKYDLIADRDDELLRVQVKKANQDNDKPWKYRIFTDRYEEGDVDLFAGYIPALEETFYTTFEDAGSRFRINTKSREQLIPENRSQAKLLDDFTFERAVTELERE; from the coding sequence ATGAGTCGGAACGCGGGGCACGTCGACGGGGAACTGGCGGAGTTCGCCGTCGCCGCCGATCTCGTGGCGAAGGGGTGTCGGGTGTCGTACACCCACGGCCAGTACAAGTACGACCTGATCGCAGACAGGGACGATGAGTTGCTGCGAGTCCAGGTCAAGAAGGCCAACCAGGACAACGACAAGCCCTGGAAGTACAGGATCTTCACCGACCGGTACGAAGAAGGGGACGTCGACCTCTTCGCCGGATACATTCCTGCGCTGGAGGAAACGTTCTACACGACGTTCGAAGACGCGGGATCCAGGTTCAGGATCAACACCAAATCACGCGAGCAGTTGATACCCGAAAACCGGAGCCAAGCGAAGCTGCTCGATGACTTCACGTTCGAACGGGCCGTGACGGAACTGGAACGGGAGTAG
- the pglZ gene encoding BREX-5 system phosphatase PglZ: protein MPATKTIPQAAEDAIQTRIEGAPDEEPVVLWWDDGGHLREIVESVSDSLGCEFHAAETTPLELRADAPRDRTVWYVPQAPDDDVDWFRDVENTGGVVEAHIGKLAARCFQNDRINAASIRTAYESSDERDREQIARTLYDALDGEGGLPTLQSLQTQIVLDGHDDPVAFVLEHGEANLPEDTDDLLEIRDLLVDDGVTAVEGVTEAGALVERTRRWAVAEWLVDEGLDPSLLESGYRPEPDSGLGVSRPELQSMLSKTERKAELAETYLDPGARYWHDVLRTLDDPWELADCPVDAALEHELWDAWTRAFNDGEYDTCADRATRRHERLEATYDDVPWTVVWEQAIDVANLAAELQDWAESTDVDDVVEVYGDVEDGTWQIDNAVFNLITSGEPESDLPEEHPATASLDDLRTSLVESRYLEYLGDLGDLVVDQIETGSPFVGENFAHQFFDQEQEHLQSGQSVALFVVDALRFDLAHELAESVRRALPGLEVDESAWVGTLPSDTDFGKAALTPGSKFSFNVTLDDGELVPERNGRKITNYQREKLLTDDGWSYIMQSDDEKVGWGENRVAYYWNDLDKAGEEELTDFEHVFSDRIETISEIICEKLQKGEWDRAYILADHGFVSLPRQIDIDDIHPPDGAEHVTRRWVAGEDLDDDGPGVLLDENAHLGYLDGETKIRALADPIQRFRNQGLPDARFYHGGVLPQEFVLNFVTITQE, encoded by the coding sequence ATGCCAGCAACGAAGACGATCCCCCAGGCCGCCGAGGACGCGATCCAGACCAGAATCGAGGGGGCGCCCGACGAGGAGCCGGTCGTGCTGTGGTGGGACGATGGCGGGCACCTTCGCGAGATCGTCGAGAGCGTGAGCGACTCGCTCGGCTGTGAGTTCCACGCCGCCGAGACGACGCCCCTCGAACTTCGCGCCGATGCGCCCCGCGATCGAACCGTCTGGTACGTTCCCCAGGCACCCGACGACGACGTGGACTGGTTCCGGGACGTCGAGAATACCGGTGGCGTCGTCGAGGCTCACATCGGGAAGCTCGCGGCCCGCTGCTTCCAGAACGACCGCATCAACGCCGCCTCGATCCGGACGGCCTACGAGAGTTCTGACGAGAGGGACCGCGAGCAGATCGCGCGGACGCTCTACGACGCGCTCGACGGCGAGGGCGGCCTGCCGACGCTCCAGAGCCTCCAGACCCAGATCGTCCTCGACGGCCACGACGATCCCGTGGCGTTCGTCCTCGAGCACGGCGAGGCGAACCTCCCCGAGGATACCGACGACCTGCTGGAGATCCGCGACCTCCTGGTCGACGACGGCGTCACCGCCGTCGAGGGCGTCACCGAAGCGGGGGCCCTCGTCGAGCGAACGCGACGCTGGGCCGTCGCGGAGTGGCTCGTCGACGAGGGGCTCGACCCTTCGCTCCTCGAGTCCGGCTATCGGCCCGAACCCGATTCCGGCCTCGGCGTGTCGCGACCCGAGCTCCAGTCGATGCTGAGCAAGACCGAGCGCAAAGCGGAGCTGGCCGAAACCTATCTCGATCCGGGCGCTCGCTACTGGCACGACGTACTCCGGACGCTCGACGATCCCTGGGAACTCGCGGACTGTCCCGTCGACGCCGCGCTCGAGCACGAACTCTGGGACGCCTGGACGCGAGCCTTCAACGACGGCGAGTACGATACCTGTGCGGACCGGGCGACCCGGCGCCACGAGCGCCTCGAAGCGACCTACGACGACGTCCCCTGGACCGTCGTCTGGGAGCAGGCGATCGACGTCGCAAACCTCGCCGCGGAGCTCCAGGACTGGGCGGAGAGCACCGACGTCGACGACGTCGTCGAGGTGTACGGCGACGTCGAGGATGGCACCTGGCAGATCGACAACGCGGTCTTCAACCTCATCACCTCGGGCGAGCCCGAGTCCGACCTGCCGGAAGAGCATCCGGCGACGGCGTCGCTCGACGACCTCCGGACCTCGCTCGTGGAGTCCCGCTACCTCGAGTACCTCGGCGACCTCGGCGATCTCGTCGTCGACCAGATCGAGACCGGATCGCCCTTCGTCGGCGAGAACTTCGCCCACCAGTTCTTCGATCAGGAGCAAGAGCACCTCCAGAGCGGGCAGAGCGTCGCGCTGTTCGTCGTCGACGCGCTCCGGTTCGATCTCGCCCACGAACTGGCCGAGTCCGTCCGGCGGGCACTGCCGGGCCTCGAGGTCGACGAGAGCGCCTGGGTCGGCACGCTCCCCTCCGACACTGACTTCGGAAAGGCGGCGCTCACCCCGGGAAGCAAGTTCAGCTTCAACGTCACGCTCGACGACGGGGAACTCGTCCCGGAGCGCAACGGCCGCAAGATCACGAACTATCAGCGCGAGAAACTGCTCACGGACGACGGCTGGAGTTACATCATGCAGAGCGATGACGAAAAAGTGGGCTGGGGCGAGAACCGCGTCGCGTACTACTGGAACGACCTCGACAAGGCCGGCGAGGAGGAACTCACCGACTTCGAGCACGTCTTCAGCGATCGCATCGAGACGATCTCCGAGATCATCTGCGAGAAGTTACAGAAGGGCGAGTGGGATCGCGCCTACATTCTGGCGGACCACGGATTCGTCTCCCTGCCCCGCCAGATCGACATCGACGACATCCATCCTCCTGACGGAGCCGAGCACGTCACCAGGCGGTGGGTCGCCGGCGAAGACCTCGACGACGACGGTCCCGGCGTGCTGCTCGACGAGAACGCCCACCTCGGGTACCTCGACGGCGAGACGAAGATCCGGGCGCTCGCAGATCCGATCCAGCGGTTCCGGAACCAGGGCCTCCCGGATGCCCGGTTCTATCACGGGGGCGTGCTCCCCCAGGAGTTCGTGCTGAACTTCGTGACGATCACACAGGAGTAA
- the pglX gene encoding BREX-5 system adenine-specific DNA-methyltransferase PglX — MSAPTVPRKAQLDKEEREHLEDVVADMRERVEDNVRFQLTQHALDDEPEDRSALDEEAEQLVEAIELEAVDGNTWGEAFEQYVTGVGYTIVNRLAALRCMEVRDFVDEEVTVFKDNGLTPAAETLVTEEFLLEDEAILQAYHDACDELAAEIEILFDRETAYSQVDPDDDTFEDLCRMLDSVPDEVWRADDVLGWVYEYYNVKLLDDLRRKGDRTGLDPEDVPPANQFYTPHWVVRMLTDNSLGKLYLEHTGELQDVVETQEALSPDERKNRPLSPDESPDIADFCTYLVPSEEEGEPTDFDHPRELRVIDPACGSGHFLLYAFDVLERIWRAETDLAPETIPRKILEHNLYGVDLDMRACQLAAFNLYLKGRTRTEAEGADGFDMPEIGIVCADATIADIDGVEAVFEEVAGDDPEVQQALERILDAFEEVHGLGSLLDVRGTLGDLFEDDAEIGGTQLTLGDDPRESHTLSQVLHSLRGAVEEHRDADSFLAQDLRSFVRLLDILAQEYDVALMNPPYGSRNRMPDSVKEYVSEHYTYKPEFYINFFEVCDTLVTREGRIGMLIPRTFMFKTSFEGFREDFVGSRGNFEFLAEFGIGILDNATVRTVGTVVRSGDSANTARDGTFIRLHDVLKGKKEEFFLRAAFEARVDGDGVTRKYTREMSEFNVIPGAPLSYWVSRDIREIYGANTVFDEGNAKVGAESLGSVNQGIASGNNDRFVRRFWETPNEDWVPFAMGGKDAWILPKLNEMLIWGNEGSELKRCESGNGTPNEEDYFTEGLTYTYIKEGGRRFGFLHEESVFSNTGFVFLPKHSLWHLLSYTNSSLLTYLMIAQTTGRHWNAGEVAKLPWAAEVGEEETLAEQAKAMLGVMLARRKEMPDSPHYEAPGLLRVLQEYSSESPFDHPHRTLLSEVASYQTEASTSRADSLWEMGIALAKHRAEIEASLETMAREIDETVFEIFGIEDTAQQDVLTEIALRTNEDPRSRNVPDPAEVQEIPDDFEQDVKDLVHHFAMEVVREEDDGIVPLQGVNGQPGMLDRIVDRFKHAYGELAEDRLIEVDEILGAESATEEAYPNLSRWIAEDLFDYHVSRMENSPIVWELTTGRLLADSTGEGFACFVDYHSLDAGLFDRLSNQYLEPRKAELRERRSAANRRRNDDSLSASEQAQAAELYERCASGLDQITVFEDVLQDLGSTDEREFDQKDRRLVEELAPKVASFREATKERVETLAALRDRNGEEWFQDTFSDNFWEAVDEWRDEWIDALEDLAYACEQYAEPADEPVEAHLADLFDYFNWRLKGSDHYSSTGILFMTYYFEREGAPLLDEDGQPFDNLTDEERNLATLAMGLDDPSIVDDEYLEEMAEEEGVEHVDDLPPLAQFKALAEEIDDRCQTIDQRIPDEWSDRALSEITTAGYQPNHKHGVEINITPLAEVEIVPKTVNEDVL, encoded by the coding sequence ATGTCTGCACCTACAGTACCACGGAAGGCCCAACTCGACAAGGAAGAGCGCGAGCACCTCGAGGACGTCGTCGCCGACATGCGAGAGCGCGTCGAGGACAACGTCCGCTTCCAGCTCACCCAGCACGCACTCGACGACGAGCCAGAGGATCGCTCGGCCCTCGACGAGGAGGCCGAGCAACTCGTCGAGGCGATCGAACTCGAGGCCGTCGACGGCAACACCTGGGGAGAGGCCTTCGAGCAGTACGTCACCGGCGTCGGCTACACCATCGTCAACCGCCTCGCCGCCCTGCGCTGCATGGAGGTCCGGGACTTCGTCGACGAGGAGGTCACCGTCTTCAAGGACAACGGGCTCACGCCCGCAGCCGAGACGCTCGTCACCGAGGAGTTCCTGCTGGAGGACGAGGCGATCCTCCAGGCCTACCACGACGCCTGCGACGAGCTCGCCGCGGAGATCGAGATCCTCTTCGATCGAGAAACGGCGTACAGCCAGGTCGATCCCGACGACGACACGTTCGAGGACCTCTGTCGGATGCTCGATTCAGTCCCCGACGAGGTCTGGCGAGCCGACGACGTGCTCGGCTGGGTCTATGAATACTACAACGTCAAGCTCCTCGACGACCTCCGGCGGAAGGGAGACCGCACGGGTCTGGATCCGGAGGACGTCCCGCCGGCGAATCAGTTCTACACGCCCCACTGGGTGGTCCGGATGCTCACGGACAACTCGCTGGGGAAGCTCTATCTCGAACACACCGGCGAACTCCAGGACGTCGTCGAGACGCAGGAAGCCCTCTCACCCGACGAGCGCAAGAACCGGCCGCTGTCTCCCGACGAGTCACCGGATATTGCGGACTTCTGCACCTACCTCGTTCCCTCCGAAGAAGAGGGCGAGCCGACGGACTTCGACCATCCGCGAGAACTCCGCGTCATCGACCCCGCCTGTGGGAGCGGTCACTTCCTGCTCTACGCCTTCGACGTCCTCGAGCGCATCTGGCGGGCCGAGACCGATCTCGCTCCCGAGACGATCCCGCGGAAGATCCTCGAGCACAACCTCTACGGCGTCGACCTCGACATGCGCGCCTGTCAGCTCGCGGCATTCAACCTCTACCTCAAGGGCCGAACGCGAACCGAAGCCGAGGGCGCCGACGGCTTCGACATGCCCGAAATCGGCATCGTCTGTGCTGACGCAACGATCGCCGATATCGACGGCGTCGAGGCGGTGTTCGAGGAGGTTGCCGGCGACGATCCCGAGGTCCAGCAGGCGCTAGAGCGTATCCTCGACGCCTTCGAGGAGGTCCACGGTCTCGGTAGTTTGCTCGATGTGCGCGGCACCCTCGGCGACCTCTTCGAGGACGATGCCGAGATCGGTGGCACGCAGCTGACCCTCGGCGACGACCCCCGCGAGAGCCATACGCTCTCCCAGGTGCTGCACAGCCTTCGCGGGGCAGTGGAGGAGCACCGCGATGCAGACTCGTTTTTGGCCCAAGATCTCCGAAGCTTCGTTCGGTTGCTGGACATTTTGGCCCAAGAATACGACGTTGCGCTGATGAACCCGCCGTATGGGTCACGGAACCGAATGCCGGATTCGGTGAAGGAGTACGTGTCCGAGCACTACACGTACAAACCGGAGTTCTACATCAACTTCTTCGAAGTGTGTGACACGCTCGTTACTCGCGAAGGCCGAATCGGGATGCTAATTCCTCGGACGTTCATGTTCAAGACGAGCTTCGAAGGATTCCGCGAGGATTTCGTGGGCAGCCGAGGAAATTTCGAGTTCCTCGCCGAGTTCGGAATCGGGATTCTGGACAACGCGACCGTTCGAACCGTTGGAACCGTTGTTCGTTCTGGGGACAGCGCAAATACGGCTAGGGATGGAACATTCATTCGGCTCCACGACGTCTTAAAAGGTAAAAAAGAGGAATTCTTCCTCCGAGCCGCCTTCGAGGCCCGCGTTGACGGAGACGGTGTGACGAGGAAATACACTCGCGAGATGTCGGAGTTCAACGTAATCCCCGGCGCCCCGCTCTCCTACTGGGTATCACGGGACATTCGAGAAATTTACGGGGCAAACACCGTATTCGACGAAGGAAACGCGAAGGTCGGAGCAGAAAGCTTGGGCTCAGTGAACCAGGGAATCGCTTCCGGGAACAACGACCGATTTGTGCGGCGGTTCTGGGAGACGCCGAACGAAGACTGGGTGCCGTTCGCGATGGGTGGAAAAGACGCGTGGATCCTCCCCAAGCTGAACGAGATGCTGATCTGGGGGAACGAAGGCAGCGAGCTCAAAAGATGCGAGTCCGGGAACGGTACTCCGAACGAGGAAGATTACTTCACGGAGGGGTTGACGTACACGTACATCAAAGAGGGAGGGCGCCGGTTCGGATTCCTACACGAAGAGTCAGTGTTTAGCAACACGGGGTTCGTCTTCCTCCCCAAACACAGTCTCTGGCACCTCCTCTCCTACACCAACAGCAGTCTGCTGACCTATCTGATGATCGCACAGACGACCGGGCGTCACTGGAACGCCGGTGAAGTTGCCAAACTACCCTGGGCCGCCGAGGTAGGGGAGGAGGAGACGCTAGCTGAACAGGCCAAGGCGATGCTGGGGGTCATGCTCGCACGGCGGAAGGAGATGCCCGACTCACCCCACTACGAAGCGCCGGGGCTTCTCCGTGTGCTACAGGAGTACTCTTCAGAATCGCCGTTTGACCACCCACACAGAACACTCCTCTCGGAAGTGGCGAGCTATCAGACGGAGGCGAGTACGTCGCGCGCAGACTCTCTCTGGGAAATGGGGATTGCGCTAGCCAAACATAGGGCGGAGATCGAGGCGTCACTTGAGACGATGGCACGGGAGATTGACGAAACCGTGTTCGAGATATTCGGAATAGAAGATACTGCTCAGCAGGATGTCCTCACCGAGATCGCGCTGCGAACGAACGAAGACCCCCGGAGTCGGAACGTTCCAGACCCTGCTGAGGTGCAGGAGATACCAGACGATTTCGAGCAGGATGTCAAGGACCTCGTCCACCACTTCGCGATGGAGGTCGTCCGGGAGGAGGACGACGGCATCGTTCCACTCCAGGGCGTCAATGGTCAGCCGGGTATGCTGGACCGCATCGTCGACCGGTTCAAGCATGCCTACGGCGAGCTCGCCGAGGACCGATTAATCGAGGTTGACGAAATTCTCGGCGCCGAGTCCGCCACCGAGGAGGCCTACCCCAACCTCAGCCGTTGGATCGCCGAGGATTTGTTCGATTACCACGTGAGCCGGATGGAGAACTCGCCTATCGTCTGGGAGCTCACCACCGGGCGCCTGCTCGCGGACTCAACCGGCGAGGGCTTCGCGTGCTTCGTCGACTACCACAGTCTCGACGCAGGGCTGTTCGACCGCCTCTCGAACCAGTACCTCGAACCGCGGAAGGCCGAGCTTCGGGAGCGTCGTAGCGCCGCAAATCGCCGTCGAAATGACGACTCGCTGTCGGCGAGTGAGCAAGCCCAAGCCGCCGAGCTGTACGAGCGATGTGCGAGTGGCCTTGACCAGATCACCGTCTTCGAGGACGTCCTCCAGGACCTCGGCAGCACTGACGAGCGGGAGTTCGACCAGAAGGACCGCCGTCTCGTCGAGGAGCTGGCGCCGAAGGTCGCCTCCTTCCGCGAAGCGACCAAAGAGCGGGTAGAAACACTTGCAGCGCTCCGGGATCGCAACGGCGAAGAATGGTTCCAGGACACGTTCTCCGACAACTTCTGGGAGGCCGTAGACGAGTGGCGAGACGAGTGGATCGACGCCTTGGAAGACCTGGCGTACGCCTGCGAGCAGTATGCCGAGCCCGCCGACGAGCCTGTCGAAGCCCATCTTGCCGATCTCTTCGACTACTTCAACTGGCGACTCAAGGGCTCGGACCACTACTCAAGCACGGGCATTCTGTTCATGACGTACTACTTCGAGCGGGAGGGCGCGCCCTTGCTCGACGAGGACGGCCAGCCGTTCGACAACCTGACCGACGAAGAACGGAACCTTGCTACGCTTGCGATGGGCCTCGACGACCCGTCGATCGTGGACGATGAATACCTCGAAGAGATGGCCGAAGAGGAAGGAGTCGAACACGTAGACGACCTCCCGCCACTTGCCCAGTTCAAGGCCCTGGCCGAGGAGATCGACGATCGGTGCCAGACGATCGATCAGCGGATTCCCGACGAGTGGTCCGATCGCGCACTCTCCGAGATCACGACCGCCGGCTACCAGCCAAACCACAAACACGGCGTCGAGATCAACATCACGCCGCTCGCCGAGGTGGAGATCGTCCCGAAGACCGTGAACGAAGACGTGCTCTGA
- a CDS encoding helicase-related protein: MDSLNPGDAVRLNGTPAEVIKTYAVGDLEYIRAYVDGDGVKTVCIDDVEIEPKPDQLAALDPATADDLHPDHDAVSAEWFDLRSQALQLQIAHEQGQLLSISNSRVRLEPYQLAAVNWVMQKLRQRALIADDVGLGKTIEAGLILKELTARNRADRVLFVVPAHLQKKWIRDMDRFFDVDLTPADRQWVEGERRRLGEEANIWDQDHQRMVASQAFLRQDEFQPALDEAFWDVVIVDEAHKAAKRGESPSETSKMVERVAGNSDSCLLLSATPHDGKGEAFRSLVEYVDPFLVAEDRELSREAVDRVMIRRGKQTIYDDDGERIFPDRTVNTVPVEMTHEERQFYQAVTEYVQHVYNRSEQLNEPAVGFAMALMQKRLVSSVGAIQATLSRRLGDLVEEQSTATSLSAEATAYLDGEDLDEADKQAAEDELSALTVTESDAQLEEEIETLRDLVGLAENISVDSKGQKVRRYVQQLLEEQPDEKLLLFTEYRDTLDYLLELVEDEPWADEILVIHGDVDKADRARIEDEFNHGESRLLFATDAASEGIDLQHSCHIMVNYELPWNPNRLEQRIGRIHRYGQDKEVKVWNFSFEDTREGEIFEMLQNKVESIRGKLGNTADVLGMLDDVDVDSLIMESIRNEEPPGATKEELEELIDERQRTLQEWYERSLIDTSTFDQESREKIQEVMDQSEDVYGSEADIREFVERGVEALGGSVETTGTDLFRAELPASLRTGMEEEYGPFTFSRDFAMDHDGIEYVSPDDDLVQRLMQEVLESDRGDVGLKLLPFVDEPGIVYTYRLRFEDGTGAVIREELLPVYVDARHQDTRQRLGERIVAGDSVTGTHDADRVRSLIQSQEQLRSAADRYSSQTVRSLREELHERRRSETQQELDDLEAYADTERERIRAFIDEYERKADAGTDMDIAIRGQRDRLSKLEQRIEDRREELERKAQVISLAPEVESICLALPV; the protein is encoded by the coding sequence ATGGATTCACTCAACCCTGGCGACGCCGTGCGCCTCAATGGGACCCCAGCCGAGGTCATCAAAACGTACGCTGTTGGCGATCTCGAGTACATCCGAGCATACGTCGATGGAGACGGCGTGAAGACCGTCTGCATCGACGACGTCGAGATCGAGCCGAAGCCGGACCAGCTCGCTGCGCTGGACCCCGCCACTGCCGACGACCTCCACCCCGACCACGACGCCGTCTCCGCCGAGTGGTTCGATCTCCGTTCTCAGGCCCTCCAGCTCCAGATCGCCCACGAGCAGGGGCAACTGCTCAGCATCTCGAATTCACGGGTTCGCCTCGAGCCCTACCAGCTCGCCGCCGTCAACTGGGTGATGCAGAAACTCCGGCAGCGCGCCCTGATCGCCGACGACGTCGGGCTCGGGAAGACCATCGAGGCCGGCCTGATCCTCAAGGAACTTACCGCTCGAAATCGGGCCGATCGCGTCCTGTTCGTCGTCCCCGCGCACCTCCAGAAGAAGTGGATTCGAGATATGGACCGCTTCTTCGACGTCGACCTGACGCCCGCCGATCGCCAGTGGGTCGAGGGCGAGCGTCGACGGCTCGGCGAGGAGGCCAACATCTGGGACCAGGACCACCAGCGGATGGTTGCCAGCCAGGCCTTCCTCCGCCAGGACGAGTTCCAGCCCGCGCTCGATGAGGCCTTCTGGGACGTCGTGATCGTCGACGAGGCCCACAAGGCCGCCAAGCGGGGCGAGTCGCCCAGCGAGACCTCGAAGATGGTCGAGCGGGTCGCGGGCAACTCCGATTCCTGCCTCCTGCTCAGCGCGACGCCACACGACGGCAAGGGCGAGGCGTTCCGCTCGCTCGTCGAGTACGTCGACCCGTTCCTCGTCGCCGAGGATCGGGAGCTCTCGAGGGAGGCGGTCGACCGGGTGATGATCCGCCGCGGGAAGCAGACGATCTACGACGACGACGGCGAGCGGATCTTCCCGGATCGGACGGTCAACACCGTTCCCGTGGAGATGACCCACGAGGAGCGGCAGTTCTACCAGGCCGTCACGGAGTACGTCCAGCACGTCTACAACCGCTCCGAGCAGCTCAACGAGCCCGCAGTCGGGTTCGCCATGGCGCTGATGCAAAAGCGCCTCGTCAGCAGCGTCGGCGCGATCCAGGCCACGCTCAGCCGGCGGCTGGGCGACCTGGTCGAGGAGCAATCGACCGCCACCAGTCTGTCTGCGGAAGCCACGGCGTATCTCGACGGCGAAGATCTCGACGAGGCGGACAAGCAGGCCGCAGAGGACGAACTGTCGGCGCTGACCGTCACCGAGAGCGACGCCCAGCTCGAGGAGGAGATCGAGACGCTCCGCGACCTGGTTGGCCTCGCCGAGAACATCTCGGTCGACTCCAAGGGCCAGAAAGTTCGCCGCTACGTCCAGCAGTTGCTCGAGGAGCAGCCCGACGAGAAGCTCCTGCTGTTCACGGAGTACCGCGACACGCTCGACTACCTCCTCGAACTGGTCGAGGACGAACCCTGGGCCGACGAAATCCTGGTCATCCACGGCGACGTCGACAAAGCGGACCGCGCCCGTATCGAGGACGAGTTCAACCACGGCGAGTCACGGCTGCTGTTCGCCACCGACGCTGCCAGCGAAGGGATCGACCTGCAGCACAGCTGCCACATCATGGTGAACTACGAACTGCCGTGGAATCCGAACCGCCTCGAGCAACGGATCGGCCGAATCCATCGATACGGACAGGACAAGGAGGTCAAGGTCTGGAACTTCTCCTTCGAGGACACTCGCGAGGGCGAGATCTTCGAGATGCTCCAGAACAAGGTCGAGAGCATCCGCGGCAAACTCGGGAACACCGCCGACGTGCTAGGGATGCTCGACGACGTCGACGTCGACTCCCTGATCATGGAATCGATCCGGAACGAGGAGCCGCCGGGGGCGACGAAGGAGGAACTCGAGGAGCTCATCGACGAGCGACAGCGGACGCTCCAGGAGTGGTACGAACGCAGCCTCATCGACACGAGCACGTTCGACCAGGAGAGCCGCGAGAAGATCCAGGAAGTGATGGATCAATCCGAGGACGTCTACGGCTCGGAGGCCGATATTCGCGAGTTCGTGGAACGGGGTGTGGAGGCCCTCGGTGGCAGCGTGGAGACGACCGGTACCGATCTCTTCCGGGCGGAACTCCCCGCATCGCTCCGGACGGGAATGGAGGAGGAGTACGGGCCGTTCACGTTCAGCCGTGACTTCGCGATGGACCACGACGGGATCGAGTACGTATCGCCGGACGACGACCTCGTCCAGCGCCTCATGCAGGAGGTGCTCGAAAGCGACCGGGGGGACGTTGGGCTGAAGCTGCTCCCCTTCGTCGACGAACCGGGGATCGTCTACACGTATCGCCTGAGGTTCGAAGACGGTACTGGGGCGGTCATCCGAGAAGAATTGCTCCCGGTGTACGTCGATGCTCGCCACCAGGACACCCGACAGCGATTGGGAGAGCGTATCGTAGCGGGCGATAGCGTGACAGGCACTCACGACGCGGACCGTGTCCGATCGCTCATTCAGAGCCAGGAACAGTTGCGATCGGCCGCGGATCGCTACAGTAGTCAGACGGTTCGCTCCCTCCGTGAGGAGCTACACGAACGACGACGATCGGAGACGCAGCAGGAACTCGACGATCTGGAAGCATACGCCGACACCGAGCGCGAGCGGATTCGAGCGTTCATCGACGAGTACGAGCGGAAGGCCGACGCTGGCACGGACATGGACATCGCCATCCGAGGACAGCGAGATCGACTCAGCAAACTCGAACAGCGGATCGAGGACCGTCGGGAGGAACTCGAGCGGAAAGCACAGGTCATCTCCCTTGCACCCGAAGTCGAAAGTATCTGCCTCGCGCTCCCAGTGTGA